A part of Tiliqua scincoides isolate rTilSci1 chromosome 13, rTilSci1.hap2, whole genome shotgun sequence genomic DNA contains:
- the LOC136663893 gene encoding LOW QUALITY PROTEIN: pentraxin-4-like (The sequence of the model RefSeq protein was modified relative to this genomic sequence to represent the inferred CDS: deleted 2 bases in 2 codons): MASVPILLILGTVCLQGTLLQQPPGTGEQRKPFFERFRRLEEQFRRFQEVTLILMRLQEIAGNYNISYNIDARFEHLLSQHSTLESSTNETHAAFHGELSHLKTWMKKLQNRTKKLDLKVGALEESLHRGERESASEKQEQQVALVNLSQEVAQQKEDTRALLAGQGTLQQALESLRDALKSQGTKLDEMEQQLKSPMRNEVLLPSPLVAAHLLNQASQEKEPEAAGGQSPTLKKLRAKHRQRKKLQQETSHFLAQSKGRGLQSSSPPGQTVPLQDTEPGPAPSLLEPQALRQEQPVTDKASEEKELPQSAS; encoded by the exons ATGGCATCTGTGCCCATCCTGCTAATTCTGGGCACTGTCTGTCTTCAGGGCAccctcctgcagcagccacccGGGACAGGGGAGCAACGGAAGCCCTTCTTCGAAAGGTTTCGGAGACTGGAAGAGCAG ttccgcCGG TTTCAGGAGGTCACCCTGATACTGATGCGCCTGCAGGAGATTGCGGGAAACTACAACATTTCGTACAACATTGACGCCCGGTTCGAGCACttgctgagccagcacagcaCATTGGAGTCCTCCACCAACGAGACTCATGCCGCCTTCCACGGGGAGCTGAGCCACCTGAAAACCTGGATGAAGAAACTGCAGAACAGAACCAAGAAGCTCGACTTGAAGGTCGGGGCCCTGGAAGAATCTTTGCAccggggagagagggagagcgcCTCCGAGAAGCAAGAGCAGCAAGTGGCCCTGGTAAATCTGTCCCAAGAAGTGGCGCAACAGAAAGAAGACACCCGGGCTCTGCTTGCTGGCCAGGGAACTCTGCAGCAGGCCCTGGAGAGCCTCCGGGATGCGCTGAAAAGCCAGGGCACCAAACTGGACGAGATGGAGCAGCAGCTGAAAAGCCCCATGCGCAATGAGGTCCTTTTGCCCAGTCCCCTGGTAGCAGCC CACCTGCTGAACCAggcttctcaggagaaggagCCGGAAGCAGCCGGGGGGCAGAGCCCTACCCTGAAGAAGCTGCGGGCCAAGCACCGGCAGAGGAAGAAACTTCAGCAGGAGACCAGCCACTTTCTGGCCCAGTCTAAGGGCAGAGGTCTGCAGAGCAGCTCCCCACCGGGTCAGACAGtgcccctgcaggatacagaacCGGGGCCAGCACCTTCCCTGCTAGAGCCTCAGGCACTCAGGCAAGAGCAGCCGGTCACAGACAAGGCCTCCGAAGAAAAAGAGTTGCCCCAAAGTGCCTCGTAA